In Tribolium castaneum strain GA2 chromosome 8, icTriCast1.1, whole genome shotgun sequence, the genomic window ataatgaatttccCGATCAAATCAAACTTACTAATACAAATAAGCCGAATAGTAACGGAGATTCTTGCGCATGTTAGGTTGGGTTTTCTGCTCAATGtgatataacttttttttctccTATTATTACTTTGGTTTTCGCAAACTCACCGAAATTGTTGGTTTACATGAATTGTGTAAATACAATTGTTGAACGAaaggaatttttattatatactttttgcttttgtagagaatttcgTATCGGCAGTAAAGGTTTTCCTCAAGTTaagttttgttattattaaatatcgAGTGTTCTGTGTTGTAGGCTAATTATTTATAgtaaatagaaaatttatatattttttttaaccattaAATACAACTTTTCTGTAGAATATATCATAAAATTTGTATATTATATAGACGTTATTAAGTATATAAAGATGTAATGGTACTCACTTGGGTTTTTGTTTGGGTCCCAACGCCTCATTGATAAACATTTATTGAGATATTTGTACAACAAATAACagttatatataaatataaattatatcatttttgtACTAAAGTACACATTTTTCTCAACAGTAAGTAATACAGTCAGAAATGAACAACATTTAAATGTAATTTGAGCAAATGAACAACACATGGGATTAAACACCTAAAACATTGTGACATTTAAATCGTGTTCTAAATATATTCAACTTTTTCTTGGTGCTTTGTTTGACACAGTTGGAAGATTAATACTGAGGTCGTTTCGTATATTAGGCTAAATCTGCTCCGGATCAACAATCACATTTAACTAGTTCCTTATATTCAGGgtagaaaaaatgaaaaaaattgactacTCGTGTTTCTGTCATCAGTCTTGAGGtgattaaaacaaatcgaGTGATATTTTATCGTACCCTGCTTCAAATAAAAGTCAATATTATTGCCTTAATTCGTCTCAGACTTGTCTAcagttacatataaaggtttGTACAGTACGATAGGCtctctaaaaaaaaacaatcaattaaggtttttttcataattgctCACCTAATGTGGTGTTCGTTTCCGTCGTAGACTTGGCCAAGGAGAAACTCCGGCCCTATGTATTGCCCGCCTTCGACGTGGGAACAAGCATGTTCTGGTTTTCGgtcaattaattcaattaaactcAATTGATCAATAACTTACCGTATTGTATAGCCGGTGTCGTGTTTGTGTTGGGTATTCGAAAAGGGACAGTAGCTATAGTTATCGGGAAACTGACCTGGACTATATCTACGTCTTTATCACTGTCTAAACTTAcctaaaatcaaaaaatgacaGTGTTATATCGTTTCCCGCCTTCCGAATATTCCATATCCGGCTCGGAGGACCATATGTTTGAGTATCGAACTTAGCCCAGAGTTCTTACTCAAACATGGGATATTTGGAGGGTggaaaagatatttattttctgtggAACTTACGGAAAGCACGTAGTAAATTTGTACTAGTCTACAAATTCCAACAAGCGTCGTAGGCATCGGAGGTAAAACAAGGCTATTGGCACTGTCCCACTTGCTCCTCGAGTGTGGCTTTACATTGCTCCCCCTGTACTCAAAAACGAGATGTTTCAAATCTTTACTGACACCCAACACTCCTCTAtcgataaaaaattcacaacacTGCTCCAACCTGACCCGTAATCTGACCTCATCGTCGCTCTGATTGTCGATTGTTGCTTTCAGTTTTACACTTTCTTTGCAAACATAGGCTGAGCGCTCCAACACGCATCTTAGACTGATGGTGCCCTTTTTGCAGCACCAACAGCAGGTGCTTTTTCTGTCTTCGTAAACCAGCGGTTTCTAGTGggagaaaattacaatttttggaaataaatttagGGGAAATCACCAAATATTGCTCGTCCATGCAGTCGATGTGGGGGCCGATCACTGTGAAGTACTTCATGCCCTGTGGGGGGCTCGCGTACGGGATATCGATAGTGACTTTGAAGTAATACCTGTTAATTGattgcaatttatttaatttccatCCTATTTCTTATTGTTTCGTGTAAGATAGATGCtataataatctttaaaataaaaaaactaaacccccaaactttttaaatgtgCAACATATATGCTCTCAGGTTTTATCGCATTAATTTATCGAAACTGGggaaaaaaaacttcaatCAACTATCCAGTAAATCAATCATTTataaaatccaaaataaaaaataaaattaaaggtggGCCACGAAATGGCACGAACGATCTAAGTGTCATGAGAACATGCCACGAACGAAGTGATTGTCATGAGAACATGTCAGATATTGAAGAAAGAGGTCACGAAATGGCACAGAGGAAGTGAGTGTCATGAGAACATGTCACGAAATGGCACGAACGAAGTGAGTGTCATGAGAATCTGTCACGAAATGACACAAACGAAGTGAGTGCCATGAGAACATGTCACCAAATGGCACGAACGAAATGAGTGTCATGAGAACATGTCACGAAATGGCACGAACGAAGTGAGTATCAAGAGAACATGTCAGATATTGAACAGGGAGATCACTAAATGGCACGAACGAAGGGAGTGCCATGAGAACATGTCACCAAATGGCACGAACGAAATGAGTGTCATGAGAACATGTCACGAAATGGCACGAACGAAGTGAGTGTCAAGAGAACATGTCAGATATTGAACAGGGAGATCACTAAATGCCACAAACGAAGGGAGTGTCATGAGAACATGTCACGAAATGGCACAAACGAAGTCACCAACTTGACAATCATCAcgtatctaaaaaaaatccaggAAAATCCCGAAAgacattgtttaaaaaaatcatagccCCTGCAAATCCGTTAGAATTTACGTACGCCAACTAATTTcttttatatttcttgtttTGATGAATTGGAAAGCAAATAACACGACGTAAGGTAGATGCTaaaatgatgttttttttttaaataaaataatgatttttttaataaacgaaatgaattctcaaattttttaaatatacaacATTTATGGTCTCAGATTTTATCTCAATGATTTATTGAAATGGGGGAAGAAGagtttaatgaattatttctaggaaaataaagaaaattacatcagttaaaaaaaattaataatcaaatttcTCCTGGTTCAGCTCTAGAATATAACACACCTCCCTTTCAGTAACAGTAACAAAGTGAAAAACACTAAATTGGGTGAAACATAACACCATAATTACCTTTTTTTGGacgttttaacattttttcagtaagaaaagcatttattttaaaaaaaactttaaaatgaaatcgaaaaatcattaaattgcatataattttttacacttatgcctttttcgaacatttaaaaactctattaatgttaaaatttacGAGTTTTCTCGAAATAATGTTTATCTTTGCCATTTCACTGCGAAAAACGCGATTATTGCGACAACTTATGCAGAAAATATACCAGGAAAAGtagtcaaaatattttgaaaatggcGTTTTTCGAAGGTTTAagaacatttttcaaatcatATTTTATGCAGAATTTTGCTAACCGAAGCCGAAACATCATTAAAAAGTATCTAGCGAAAATAAAACTATATTAAAACATGCTTTTTTTAGAGCGGTTATACCGTAACACAACAccattattatctttttttttgacgttttATATATTTTCGGTAAGAAAAgcatgtattaaaaaaaacgtaaaaaggaaaccgaaaaatcattaaattgcATAGAATTTTTTACACTCTTATGCCTTTTTCGAACATTTAAAACCTTTATTGAAGCTAAAATTTAGGAAATTTCGCCAAATAAAGTTTATCTTTGACACTTAATAGCGAAAAACTTGATTATTGCGACAACTTATGCAGAAAATATGCCAGGAAGAAtagtcaaaatattttaaaaatggtgttacTTTTGCGTTTTTCGAAGGTTTAAGAATATTCTTCAAACCATATTTTATGCGGAATTTGCTAACCGAAGccgaaaaatcattaaaaaatatctagcGAAAATAAAACTATATTAAAACATGCTTTTTTTAGAGCGGTTTTACCGcgatttcatcaaaattcaaacttattttcagaaatttcctctaaaatacaataaataatgtccaaaattattaatttttaccttttttgtgcGTTTCAGTCCCTCTTATAGCCAGAAACtgaattatttcgaaaattttcattaaaaataccccaaaaaatcatgaaaatgGGTTAAAGGTGAAGTTATTTTCGCGATTTTTCATACGTCTGTTTATGATTTTGAGTCAACAACTAGGTTTTATAgcgaaatttcattaaatcgaaataaaaaatcactaaattgtgTCAAACATAAGACCTTTATTACCTTTTTTTGGACGTTTTAACATATTTTCAGTAagaaaagtatttatttaaaagaatacGTTAAAAAGAAACCGAAAAATTTAAGccttttatatatttttatacatttatgcctttttcgagcatttaaaaattttattcaactcaAAATTTACGAGATTTagctaattaatatttatctCTGCCATTCTACAGCGAAAAACGCTAATATTTCGTGAAATTGCGTTGAAAATGGtgatatttttgagtttttttaattgacttCGGTACGTATTTTAGTTCAAAACTCAGTTTTTCGCGAGATTTTACTAAACTAAACAGACAAATTACTGATTtgggtcaaaaatgacataataATCTGGCCTTATTCAAGCctttattcaagaaaaaatgtgaagaaGCAAAGTCTAGCTAACGCTACTCTACGTAACCTCTTAATATTAATTCaagaaaataacataatttttaaataatactaaaagaaGAGTAGATGTGTCTTAAATACTActgaaaaactgtaaaaaataataataataaaaataaacataataatacaaaatgaaaacaaaatagcaaaagaataaaaataataacattatttgttttttaaataagtttactGGCTTTGACTTCAAATGGTTTTcgatattattataaatgacaACAGCGTTTATAGGTAAAATATCTAACAAACAACTGGTGTTATTTTCATACACAATTAATAATGCggaactgaaaaaaatatcacaaaacgtcgaaaaatttaactatttattcgtatttttcttttaataaattttgcagAGAATATGACGTTTTGGGGAAATCAGGGACCTATTTCCCGAACaatcttttacattttttacttactAAGAACGAGtcaaaataattctttctGACTTTGGATAAATTGGGCAATTTTTATAAGAACAGCAGTCTTTGTTAAAAAACAAGATAAGCGAAGAAACCATTACCGAAAAACAAActtgttttgtgattttctgtatcaacaaaaaaatacttaaaaataacaaattggTCTATTTTGCAATATCTGGCActgatttaacagaaaaaaagccaGATTTTTGTGAAGAGTTCataaataagctgaaaaatattGCAACAATAGGGATTTTActgtttgaaatttgaaattaagtgCAAGTGGGTAACTCCAACACCACTGACCTGATGCAGCACGGTTTGCTTTCGAAGGAGCACGGAAGACTCGATTCGGGCAGGGAGAAGCGGAAAGGGAACTTGTGGAGGCCTCTGGGGAGGATCGGGATGGTGGTCTCTAGGTTTTTCTCCCCCCAGATGACTTGGCGTTCGTCGATGAAGTACTGGTCGTCTTTGACCGTGCGGCGGTCCCCCGACAGCAGAACCTTCCATTCCGCGTGGGCTTTCCCCCGCAAAAGGATGCGAATCGCTTGAAACAAATCGTAAAAATTCGGGACTTTACCAACACAATTCCGTTACTTCGCAATTTGAAATTCTCGACGGTGTCTAGGATCACAACACCGTTGATGTTCTCGCCAGCGTAGTAATACTCTTTGTCTAGTTTGATGTCGAATTCGCGGATGTAATCCATTTTACCACATTGTGAGTCCACTCACTGAATGTTTCACACAGCATCAGCTGTTTTTCGGGGAAAAATCAATAGGCTAAAGCATGCTCAGtttcgataaaatttattcGGATAAAATCACATAACTGGTAATGGATAATAATCATAAACTTGCATAAAtatatagaaaaataaatgcgTAAGTACGGAAATCAAGTGCTAGGCAATTAGGCGCTTTATCACACTAAGCTATGGTGGCGTTCCACTTTTCTTTATGCTGACCTAACCCAAATCCGGTATCGTAATTACCCTTGGAAATAAAAAGGCGCTTAAAATGTGGCATGCAGTATAAAAGACCTTGATTGTACGAATACGAATCCATCCTACGAAACGAACAATCACAAAAACAAcactttattcaatttcttgtaCAGGAATTTCACACGCGACTCTGTCACGACTTACCTCAAGACACAGTTACATTCCATGCACTTGAAGCAACTCTTGTGATAGATGTGATTGTGTACGGAAATTTTCTCTAAAGGATACACTCTCGAATTGCAACTTTCGCACCTTTCCGTAACATTCGGAAGCTCCTTCAAAAAAACGtgtaacaaacaaacaaaacccAACGCAAAATTGAATTGTCTTTTTTCAGGATTGCAGTAAAATCACGGCGTCTACATACAGCAATTTATTCCACTCAGAAAATAACAGATAAGATTGGCACAATTAcaaatatagaaaatttaatagcaACAAATCGCAAACATCAATTAACGTTCtataaaatttacaagttAAAATAAACTGAACAAACATATCAATATCAAAATCCAATAGAAATGGCTCATTTTTAGGAAATACATTAACATGTCTACAGCTATGTTACATAATATTAAGAGAGAAAAGCCGGTAGAAACTTTGGCGCTCGTTTCGCTCACTGTGGACAAAAAACAATTGAGTTACAACCACAAATCGGTGGAACATCGACACAACCATGCATTGGGTGCAAAACACGATATTAGTGCAACAAAACACGCATTATTGTTAGAAAAAAGACAATTCAATTCGAGCAACATCGACCAACTCACCACAAATCGGTTCACTTTCACCCTCGGCTGTCGCGTCTCCGTGCTGCTCTCCCGCATTGACTCGAACCGGGCCCTTAAACTGGACAAAACAAAGTgacaaattattaacaaacaaGTTACTTACGTTTTGGTCGACTCGATTTGCGACTGCTCTTCCCCCAGTTCCTCAATAATGTTCACCGAACTATTATTTTGCTCCTTTTTAATTTCGTTGGCTTCCCATCGCTCGAATTTGGCACGCAATTGCTTCGCTCTGGCCGCTTTTTGTGCCTCGATTAAATCCTCGTCGGCGATTTTTCCGCGATCGATTTCGTCCTCTTCTTCGGTTTCTTCGCCGGAATCGCTTTCAGCCTCACTGTTCGATTCGGGACGAGTGGGTTCCGGGGGTGGAGTGAACCGTTTTAAAGGTTTAGGGCCGATGGGTTGGGGTTCTTTTGCGAGGTTTTCTTCCATTTGACGAAATTTGTTGAGCATTTTTGTAGCGGTGTGCGTTTCTTTAGCTATGACCGAATCTTCGATGATTTCTTCCGAACGGACGATTTCCGGGTCTCTGTAGACTTCGCGGTCGGGCGTAGGCGCCTACAAAATATTGagttgttcaattttttttttattttgggagACAAATATTATTCAGGATGTTTTTGGATAAAGGTTGCAGTGgtgtttatttctttaagtgggacaaattgaagaaaatttacataaattattgCGTTTTCAGAGCTTTTTTGAcgctttttattcaaaaatattttggcaaaaacaatttaaaaattcattaaattaggTCAGAAATAGGGCAATTCTTGTCCCTTTCGAGTGTTTTCGAACTAAAATTGGGTTTGTTCACGAGATTTTAGTAAAACTGGCCGAAAAATCACTATATTCAGATAAAAGGTTGCCAGAAGACTTTCCTTTTCGTGCTTTTAACCACAAGCTCAAAAAGAGATTTCACGAAACTAGAGCTAAAAAATCGCTCAATTATGTGCATTTGTTTTGTCTATTTAAAGCAATAAGGCAactattttgagaaattttgtcaaaaacggGCTAAAAACATCACCAAATTAGAttgaattttgcattttttcaaagatttaaGTACAAAACGTAAAACTGTGATCGGAAATTTCGTCCaaaataagttaattttttttagagcGTCTCAATCCCTTTTACAGCCAGAAACACGTCAAACATAGCGCCATAATtacctttttttttagatgtttTAAGATATTTTCAGCAAGAAAagtatttaattcaaaaaaatcgttaaaaagaataaattattaaattgcgtagaatttttttgtttatttatactttttcgagcaatcaaaaactttattgaagttaaagtaaataaagtaaagtctaaaataaaataaataatgtcctaaatcattagtttttaccttttttgacAGTTCCAGTCCCTTTTATAGCAAGAAACCAagttatttccaaaaatttcaagaaaaataccccaaaaaaatttcaaaatgagtTGAAAGTGGAGTTATTTTCGCATTTTTCATACGTCTGAGTATGATTTTGAGCCAACAActcgattttttaacaaaatttcattaaaaatgggaacaaaaaatcaccaaattgggtcaaacacaacaccattattatcttttttttggaCGTTTTATATATTTTCAGTAAGAAAAgcatgtattaaaaaaaacgtaaaaaggaaaccgaaaaatcactaaattgcATAGAATTTTTTACACTCTTATGCCTTTTTCGAACATTTAAAACCTCTATTGAAGCTAAAATTTAGGAAATTTCGCCAAATAAAGTTTATCTTTGACACTTAATAGCGAAAATCTTGATTATTGCGAAAACTTATGCAGAAAATATGCCaggaaaaatagtcaaaatattttaaaaatggtgttacTTTTGCGTTTTTCGAAGGTTTAAGAATATTCTTCAAACCATATTTTATGCGGAATTTTGCTAACCGAAGccgaaaaatcattaaaaaatatatagcgAAAATAAAACTATATTAAAACATGCTTTTTTTAGAGCGGTTTTACCGcgatttcatcaaaattcaaacttattttcagaaatttcctctaaaataaagtaaataatgtccaaaattattgatttttaccttttttgtgcGTTTCAGTCCCTTTTATAGTCAGAAACtgaattatttcgaaaaatttcagtaAAGATACCccaaaaaatcatgaaaatgGGTTGAAAGTGAAGTTATTTTCGCGATTTTTCATACGTCTGAGTATGATTTTGAGTCAACAACTCGTTTTTTTACggaaatttcattaaatcgaattaaaaaatcactaaattataTCAGACACAACACCATTATTaccttttttatataattttaacatattttcagtaagaaaagcatttataaaaaaaccttaaaagaaaccgaaaaatcattaaattgcataatttttttttaaacttatgcctttttcgaacatttaaaaactttattgaagttaaaatttaggagatttcattaaataatgtttagcTTTGCCATTTTACAGCGAAAAACGTGATTATTGCAAAAACTTGCACAGAAAATATGACAGAAAAAAGTCACATTAAGTGTTAGTTTTGCGTTTTTCAAAGGTTTAAGAACATTCTTCAAATCAGATTTTATGCCAAATTTCGCTAATCATGGTcgaaaaatcattaaacacactctagcaaaaataaaataatattaaaacacgttttttttcGAGCGATTTTACGGcgattattttcgaaaatttcgtccaaaattattaatttttaccttttttagaGCATTTCAGTCCCTTTTAGagtcagaaacaaaaaaaaaataccccATAAATCATCAAAATGGGTTGAAAATGTAGTTATTTTCGCATTTTCCATAAGTCTGAGTataagtttaagtttaaatcgaaataaaaaatcactaaattgaATCACACATAACACCACTATTACGGTTTAACATGTTATATTATAAGAAAAGTAttaagcatttatttaaaaaaaaaacaataaaaaaaccgaaaaaactTTATTGAACTTAAATTTTACGATATTTGCTTATTCATATTTATCTTTATTTGTCATTCTACAGCCAAAAACGCTAATATGTCGGGAAATTGCGTAGAAAATAAGCCAAATTAGGTTGAAAATGATGATATTTTTTGGTAAACATTCAGTTTTTCGCGAGATTTTACCAAACTGAACCGACAAGTTACTGAATTgagtcaaaaatgacataatcGGGTTTTTTACACGAATTCGGGGCAAAAACTCGCTTTATTATGTCAAAAGTAATATTTGTTTTCGCCTTATTACAGCAAGATCTCGCGACATTTCgctgaaacaaacaaataaatagcaaaattaaatcaaaaatggtgtttttaatgcattttgtaagagatttttcagtttctttgtaGATATTTCACTAAAACGAGCCAAAATAACAAGGATTAAAATTCGATATGGGGAAGACTGAGTACAGATTTCCACAGCCAACAAGCCTTATCCAAAAACAGGTTAAACATATTATATTTTGCTGTTTATTACGATCGCAATAGCATTATTCATGGTTAAAATCCAGTCGCGAAAACATGCGTTGATTATTACCGAGGACTAAATGATTGTGAGAAACACCAAGTTGCCAAAAATCACAATCACTTGTACGGTTAATACGAAGCAAAATTAGTATTGTTAACGGCACTCGAATCGTTAATAATTAACCTTGACTTGTCCCTCGCGAGGCGGCGTTATCCGAAAActtttcttctctttttccgGTTCTTTGTACgtttcgaaaaatttgaaacgtTGCTGAATATCAGAAGTGCGAATTTGTACATCGTCCACGACATTCACCGATGATTTAACAACATCTTCCGATGCCGATCTCGACAAATAATTCTAGATTTTTACCGCTATTTACGTgagttttttgcttagataaaTACTTACATCGCGTGCTTTCTTCACGTCGATTTTCGGCGTCGTAATCGGTGTTATTTGTGGCGGTTTTGACGCGTTCGCGTCCAATTCGAGGAAAAGCGACCGCGATTTTTTACTAATCTCGCTCTCGTACACTTCGTTCTCTTCTGCGTCTTTTTCACGGGCGCGTTCTTGGACCACTTCGCCCTTTTCGAATTTCTCTTTCAGCGACTTTGTGTCGCACACTTCGATTGGGGTTTCCTTCTTCAAGTTGGTACACGATTCCGACTCCATTACGGCCTGTTGGTACGCCTCCTTCATTTTGCCTTGTTTTCCCATAAATAGTCGGTTTCTTATCGATTGTATTTCCTGTTTCCTTTCTTCTCTTCGTTCGTCTCGCGACGTGGTTTGCTCCCCTTGTTCCCACCGACTCTTAACATCCGACATTCCCGTAAAATGAAACGGTTTTTCTTTTTGCACTCGCTTCGCTCGGATTAAATCGGCATCTTCGCCCTCAATTCCATCGTCTTCTTCCTCCTCTTCCTCGGAGGAACTCTCTTCAATCGGGATACCGTTCAGGGAATCATCGGCGACCCCGATATCCATTCCTTTCGCCTGAAATCTAGGAcgagttttacaaaaaatttgcttcagaCACAACATTTAAATACTTTGCTAGTTTCGAGAGAATCGAAGGTGAACGTTTGACATTGACATGGGACGGTATTCGTTCTTCACTTGTTTCACTCTGATGATGTTCGAAAACTTGAAAACGTTCTTTCACGTTCAGACTTTGAAGCTCCTCCAAACCCAAGTCAGGCTTGTCACTGGCTGgaataaatcacaagataccAAATCAAACACACGGGAAGTTGCGTCATTTCGTATCACAATTTGTTAGGTTTTAGTTACGGAAGACTATAGCTTAGgaaacgaaacgagatacaaaaccGCGGGGTTTTCTGtacccaaaaaaattgttacggTGGagtaaaatgagggcgcttcgagcgttttaaattaatttaaatccaaccaattcactaattacttggagaaaaaaactacaactttgttccttatactttttttgtaacttcaaccgtatttccagcgttttggtaaattaataaaatataatacagggtgtaacGAAAAGATGTGTACAATAGGGAACCAGAAATTCCTTAGCTTGAAAATAGAGCGATTTAGTCCAACTTACTTACTTACTAAGATGCACCGTTTCAAAGTTAAAGGGcgccaaatttcaaaaaatattttcgattttctttaataactttttaatgaataatcGATTTCAATGAATCTGGGAAGTGATTTGCCATCAAAACCATATATTTTCATACTGttgactttgtttttttttaatgaagtaCTCACCAATCAACaatttaacacattttaagacatatttttgttaatcgtTAGCTGAGTAGTGTAatcctttttttatttgaaagacCAGTtctttttgaacaatttttgtaacttataaaatttttgtatcggTCTCggttttggagtaaaaaaataatttaagtcgacgtgtcaaaattttagaccttcgaccatttattattaatgggttttaaattattttttttattttggttttagttCCTTTAGAtagataacaataaataacaataatgtaattagttattaatttaaacaaaaaaagcattttttcacGAAACTGTAAACTAATtgtaaactaattaaaatcaacaCTGTCGTTACAACTTACAAATGTAATAagtaaagtaataattaaataattgaattaaataattaaatgcatttttaaaaccaataataataattgacaaACGTCCGAAATGTTgacaattttacataattatttttttattccaaaaccaAGGccgatacaaaaattttagaaaatatacaaaaagtGTTCATAATTAAAAGgtctttcaaataaaaaaagaattacacCCTTCAGATAacgtataacaaaaatatgttataAAATGTGTTCAATAGTTGATAGGTAAGTACTttacaataacataaaatcaaaaaaaaaaacaccaaaacatGTGGTTTTGATGACAAATTTTTTGTaccaaatttcatcaaaattgattatttcatttagaagttactaataaaaaaacaaaaataatttttggaaataagtTTGGAGCCCTCTAACTTTTAAAGGGTGAAACTTGGTATAGAGGTAAGTTGggttaaattgttttattttgacttgGAGAATATGTGGTTCCTTTTTCCCAACTTTTCGTTACACCCAgtatattaaaatgtaaaaacaaatttttaataaatttgcgtaaacgctgcgaatacggttgaagatacaaaaaaagtgtaaggaacaaagttgtagagaattaaattttctacaaaaaagtccgcgacgtCCTATTTCTATCtgtaacggtttaggtataaattaacttccgaatacttgaccaccgacaaaataaagcaaatccgtcgcttgaacgtctttggggcctaaatggttgaagttAGAGATtaggtctcgcggacttttttataggaaatttaattctctacaactctttttcaaacatttttcttgtaattgtcaccgtattcgcagcgttttgaaaaataggaggcagagtgcaaattggtaaaagtttatttttttttaaatacagtttacgataaaatttttgcataatgtttatgttttactattaagaatttaatgctcaatctgtctttacttttttatttgctgtgtgttaaccgttatacagatacaaccattttttttctgaaaacttaaacGGTAATGGAGCTGCGCCCTCTAACGACATTAACAGAACTATCAAGGACgggggaacgttttatttgtacgtcgttt contains:
- the LOC658955 gene encoding uncharacterized protein LOC658955 isoform X1, which codes for MAETVKKSRIVSDNDDDLEEALMEEFNQRLKKCMSQDDLQQTAEEEEQENINEKFIQAEKQNGYPKDSIYENVGHQTNKTELEKSDQYIDMSGNPEVKDEEVAVYEDIDDDLPIKEKPNLILTDLCDVKPNDSSETKSVKDRMLLSTDVAPCLLFTQTVTSPMLTPSEENIDFLKGFRRESTDETKDENIYENTEFLKNQTNEAIYENLKENIYENVKELNGKQEAGEEIIYQNVEELRDNNEDEIEEEKSEVVDEPVDDDVTNQIDFESEESTQVTESYVETTTFESNSSEKGIKKKKSKKSRKEEKENISVNGTNTVCEDSFYNVNVKILCRSFGDLTKISDESQKRTRTKSLSDASNKIENVFFGVSVRALREKFYCNSGDCRAKSADGKSSFSKFDALQKKNVLHIRSSDSSKAQEKFNGAQIDPSNCRSCGKAVFQMEQIKAEKAVWHKNCFRCTECNKQLNVDTYQSNEGSLYCKPHFKALFAPKAVEDDASPKPRKPELIIRESQPIELPPDVVRASDKPDLGLEELQSLNVKERFQVFEHHQSETSEERIPSHVNVKRSPSILSKLAKFQAKGMDIGVADDSLNGIPIEESSSEEEEEEDDGIEGEDADLIRAKRVQKEKPFHFTGMSDVKSRWEQGEQTTSRDERREERKQEIQSIRNRLFMGKQGKMKEAYQQAVMESESCTNLKKETPIEVCDTKSLKEKFEKGEVVQERAREKDAEENEVYESEISKKSRSLFLELDANASKPPQITPITTPKIDVKKARDNYLSRSASEDVVKSSVNVVDDVQIRTSDIQQRFKFFETYKEPEKEKKSFRITPPREGQVKAPTPDREVYRDPEIVRSEEIIEDSVIAKETHTATKMLNKFRQMEENLAKEPQPIGPKPLKRFTPPPEPTRPESNSEAESDSGEETEEEDEIDRGKIADEDLIEAQKAARAKQLRAKFERWEANEIKKEQNNSSVNIIEELGEEQSQIESTKTLRARFESMRESSTETRQPRVKVNRFVELPNVTERCESCNSRVYPLEKISVHNHIYHKSCFKCMECNCVLRMDSYSYNQGLLYCMPHFKRLFISKGNYDTGFGLGQHKEKWNATIA